A stretch of the Lolium perenne isolate Kyuss_39 chromosome 3, Kyuss_2.0, whole genome shotgun sequence genome encodes the following:
- the LOC127340724 gene encoding acetyl-CoA acetyltransferase 2 isoform X1: MAPPASTGASGAPDGLDPRDVCVVGVARTPIGALLGSLSSLPATKLGSVAIQAALRRASVDPALVQEVFMGNVLSANLGQAPARQAALGAGLPNTVPCTTINKVCSSGMKAVMLAAQSIQLGINDVVVAGGMESMSNAPKYLAETRRGSRFGHDVVIDGMLKDGLWDVYNDFHMGMCAELCADQHSISREEQDAYAVQSNEHGIAARDSGAFDWEITPVEVPSGRGRPPVIVDKDESLAKKFFGDKKKYDPVKLRKLGPAFKKTGSVTAGNSSSISDGAAAIVLVSGEKAKNLGLQVLARIRGYADAAQAPELFTTTPALAIPKAISNSGVQTSQIDYYEINEAFSVVAVANQRLLHIPPGKLNLSGGAVSLGHPIGCSGARIIVTLLGILRQKHGKFGVAGVCNGGGGASALVVESMQHSSHVRSSL, from the exons ATGGCTCCGCCCGCGAGCACCGGCGCTAGCGGCGCCCCAGACGGCCTGGATCCCCGCGACGTGTGCGTCGTCGGCGTCGCCCGCACGCCCATCGGCGCCCTGCTCGGCTCGCTCTCCTCCCTCCCCGCCACCAAGCTCGGCTCCGTCGCCATCCAGG CTGCTCTCCGGAGGGCGAGCGTCGACCCGGCGCTGGTGCAGGAGGTGTTCATGGGCAACGTCCTCAGCGCCAACCTGGGCCAGGCCCCCGCCAGGCAAGCCGCTCTCGGCGCTGGCTTACCTAACACCGTTCCCTGCACCACCATCAACAAAGTGTGCTCCTCAGGGATGAAGG CTGTCATGCTTGCGGCGCAGTCGATTCAGCTGGGGATCAACGATGTTGTGGTCGCCGGTGGCATGGAGAGCATGTCAAATGCCCCCAAATACTTGGCAGAAACAAG acgaGGGTCACGGTTTGGACATGATGTCGTGATCGATGGGATGCTCAAGGACGGATTGTGGGACGTGTACAATGATTTCCATATGGGGATGTGTGCCGAGCTGTGTGCGGATCAGCACTCTATTTCAAGGGAGGAGCAG GATGCTTATGCCGTCCAGAGCAATGAACATGGAATAGCAGCTCGAGATAGCGGCGCTTTTGATTGGGAAATCACTCCG GTTGAAGTTCCTTCTGGTAGAGGGAGACCTCCAGTTATCGTTGACAAGGATGAGAGTCTTGCAAAG AAATTTTTTGGTGATAAAAAAAAG TATGACCCAGTGAAGCTAAGGAAACTTGGACCAGCTTTTAAGAAGACTGGCTCTGTAACTGCAGGCAATTCTTCTAGTATAAG TGATGGTGCTGCTGCAATTGTGCTAGTCAGTGGCGAGAAAGCTAAGAACCTTGGCCTTCAAGTTCTTGCAAGGATCAGAGGGTATGCGGATGCTGCTCAG GCACCTGAGCTGTTTACAACAACTCCGGCTCTTGCTATTCCAAAGGCTATATCAAATTCGGGTGTTCAAACTTCACAAATAGATTATTATGAAATAAATGAGGCTTTCTCG GTTGTTGCTGTAGCAAATCAAAGGCTTCTTCACATCCCTCCT GGGAAGCTAAATTTAAGTGGTGGCGCTGTTTCTCTGGGCCATCCTATCGGCTGCAGTGGTGCACGAATTATAGTCACTTTGCTCGGG ATTCTTAGACAGAAGCATGGGAAGTTTGGGGTTGCCGGAGTTTGCAACGGTGGGGGTGGTGCTTCAGCCCTCGTTGTAGAGTCAAT GcaacattcatctcatgtgcgttCTTCGTTGTGA
- the LOC127340724 gene encoding acetyl-CoA acetyltransferase 2 isoform X2, with translation MAPPASTGASGAPDGLDPRDVCVVGVARTPIGALLGSLSSLPATKLGSVAIQAALRRASVDPALVQEVFMGNVLSANLGQAPARQAALGAGLPNTVPCTTINKVCSSGMKAVMLAAQSIQLGINDVVVAGGMESMSNAPKYLAETRRGSRFGHDVVIDGMLKDGLWDVYNDFHMGMCAELCADQHSISREEQDAYAVQSNEHGIAARDSGAFDWEITPVEVPSGRGRPPVIVDKDESLAKYDPVKLRKLGPAFKKTGSVTAGNSSSISDGAAAIVLVSGEKAKNLGLQVLARIRGYADAAQAPELFTTTPALAIPKAISNSGVQTSQIDYYEINEAFSVVAVANQRLLHIPPGKLNLSGGAVSLGHPIGCSGARIIVTLLGILRQKHGKFGVAGVCNGGGGASALVVESMQHSSHVRSSL, from the exons ATGGCTCCGCCCGCGAGCACCGGCGCTAGCGGCGCCCCAGACGGCCTGGATCCCCGCGACGTGTGCGTCGTCGGCGTCGCCCGCACGCCCATCGGCGCCCTGCTCGGCTCGCTCTCCTCCCTCCCCGCCACCAAGCTCGGCTCCGTCGCCATCCAGG CTGCTCTCCGGAGGGCGAGCGTCGACCCGGCGCTGGTGCAGGAGGTGTTCATGGGCAACGTCCTCAGCGCCAACCTGGGCCAGGCCCCCGCCAGGCAAGCCGCTCTCGGCGCTGGCTTACCTAACACCGTTCCCTGCACCACCATCAACAAAGTGTGCTCCTCAGGGATGAAGG CTGTCATGCTTGCGGCGCAGTCGATTCAGCTGGGGATCAACGATGTTGTGGTCGCCGGTGGCATGGAGAGCATGTCAAATGCCCCCAAATACTTGGCAGAAACAAG acgaGGGTCACGGTTTGGACATGATGTCGTGATCGATGGGATGCTCAAGGACGGATTGTGGGACGTGTACAATGATTTCCATATGGGGATGTGTGCCGAGCTGTGTGCGGATCAGCACTCTATTTCAAGGGAGGAGCAG GATGCTTATGCCGTCCAGAGCAATGAACATGGAATAGCAGCTCGAGATAGCGGCGCTTTTGATTGGGAAATCACTCCG GTTGAAGTTCCTTCTGGTAGAGGGAGACCTCCAGTTATCGTTGACAAGGATGAGAGTCTTGCAAAG TATGACCCAGTGAAGCTAAGGAAACTTGGACCAGCTTTTAAGAAGACTGGCTCTGTAACTGCAGGCAATTCTTCTAGTATAAG TGATGGTGCTGCTGCAATTGTGCTAGTCAGTGGCGAGAAAGCTAAGAACCTTGGCCTTCAAGTTCTTGCAAGGATCAGAGGGTATGCGGATGCTGCTCAG GCACCTGAGCTGTTTACAACAACTCCGGCTCTTGCTATTCCAAAGGCTATATCAAATTCGGGTGTTCAAACTTCACAAATAGATTATTATGAAATAAATGAGGCTTTCTCG GTTGTTGCTGTAGCAAATCAAAGGCTTCTTCACATCCCTCCT GGGAAGCTAAATTTAAGTGGTGGCGCTGTTTCTCTGGGCCATCCTATCGGCTGCAGTGGTGCACGAATTATAGTCACTTTGCTCGGG ATTCTTAGACAGAAGCATGGGAAGTTTGGGGTTGCCGGAGTTTGCAACGGTGGGGGTGGTGCTTCAGCCCTCGTTGTAGAGTCAAT GcaacattcatctcatgtgcgttCTTCGTTGTGA